Proteins encoded by one window of Deinococcus radiodurans R1 = ATCC 13939 = DSM 20539:
- a CDS encoding lactate permease LctP family transporter, producing the protein MEQAASVWTQNYAPIGGSIWLSTLVALIPVVFFFVALVGLRLKGYVAGAITVLLAFLVAVLGYGMPLAKAIWATLYGFGYGLWPIAWIIVAAVFLYKVAVKTGQFEVIRQSVLSITEDQRLLVVLIGFCFGAFLEGAAGFGAPVAITAALLVGLGLNPLYAAGLCLIANTAPVAFGALGIPITVAGSLTGIPAHTIGAIAGRQLPLLACFVPFFMVYLMDSGKGGAKAGMKGVRDLWPALLVAGLSFAVTQYFTSNHLGPELPDITSALVSLLATAGFLKVWKPAEIQPIPAPQTVGAAYRPVMPTMTAGSVLKAWSPFLLLTLFVVMWSLPAFKALFDLKTHGALSGMVLHWDVPTLHNQVMKVAPIVAEPTPYAASYKLDWFSGTGTGIFLAALISMAVLGMKPREGVQTFVETLKELAYPILSIMFVLGFAYIANYSGQSATMALALAQTGHLFPLFSPVLGWLGVFLTGSDTSSNALFSGLQQVTAQQIGVNPALTVAANTTGGVTGKMISPQSIAVACAAVGLVGRESELLRFTVKKSLGFLAVIMVITYLQAYVVPGMIPR; encoded by the coding sequence TCGTTTTCTTTTTTGTCGCTCTGGTGGGCCTGCGCCTCAAGGGGTACGTGGCGGGCGCCATCACGGTGCTGCTCGCCTTTCTGGTGGCGGTGCTCGGGTACGGGATGCCGCTCGCCAAGGCGATTTGGGCCACCCTCTACGGCTTCGGCTACGGGCTGTGGCCGATTGCGTGGATTATTGTCGCTGCCGTGTTTCTGTACAAAGTGGCGGTCAAGACCGGGCAGTTTGAGGTGATTCGCCAGTCGGTGCTGAGCATCACCGAAGACCAGCGCCTGCTCGTGGTGCTCATCGGCTTTTGCTTCGGCGCGTTTCTGGAAGGGGCCGCCGGCTTCGGTGCGCCGGTGGCGATTACGGCGGCGCTGCTGGTCGGCCTGGGCCTCAACCCCCTGTACGCCGCTGGCCTGTGCCTGATTGCCAACACCGCGCCCGTCGCGTTTGGGGCGCTCGGCATTCCGATTACGGTGGCGGGCAGCCTGACCGGGATTCCGGCGCACACCATCGGGGCCATCGCCGGGCGGCAGTTGCCGCTGCTGGCCTGCTTCGTGCCGTTTTTCATGGTCTACCTGATGGACTCCGGCAAGGGCGGGGCCAAAGCGGGCATGAAGGGCGTGCGTGACTTGTGGCCCGCGCTGCTGGTCGCCGGGCTGTCCTTCGCCGTCACGCAGTACTTCACCTCCAACCACCTCGGGCCGGAACTGCCCGACATCACCTCGGCACTCGTCAGCCTGCTCGCCACCGCCGGGTTCCTGAAGGTGTGGAAACCCGCCGAGATTCAGCCTATTCCTGCACCTCAGACGGTGGGCGCGGCGTACCGCCCGGTGATGCCCACCATGACGGCTGGCAGCGTGCTCAAGGCGTGGTCGCCCTTTTTGCTGCTCACCCTGTTCGTGGTGATGTGGAGCTTGCCCGCGTTCAAAGCGCTCTTTGACCTCAAGACGCACGGCGCACTCTCGGGCATGGTACTGCACTGGGACGTGCCCACGCTGCACAACCAGGTGATGAAGGTCGCGCCCATCGTGGCCGAACCGACGCCCTACGCCGCGAGCTACAAGCTGGACTGGTTTTCGGGCACTGGCACCGGCATTTTCCTCGCCGCGCTCATCAGCATGGCGGTGCTGGGCATGAAGCCGCGTGAGGGCGTGCAGACCTTCGTGGAGACACTGAAGGAACTCGCCTACCCCATCCTCAGCATCATGTTCGTGCTGGGTTTCGCCTACATCGCCAACTACTCCGGCCAGAGCGCGACGATGGCGCTGGCCCTCGCGCAGACCGGGCACCTGTTCCCGCTGTTCTCGCCGGTGCTCGGCTGGCTCGGCGTGTTCCTGACCGGCTCGGACACTTCGTCCAACGCGCTCTTTAGCGGCCTGCAACAAGTCACCGCGCAGCAAATCGGCGTCAACCCCGCGCTGACGGTCGCCGCCAACACCACCGGGGGCGTGACCGGCAAGATGATTTCGCCCCAGAGCATCGCGGTGGCCTGCGCCGCCGTGGGCCTGGTCGGGCGCGAAAGCGAACTGCTGCGCTTTACGGTCAAAAAGAGCCTCGGCTTCCTGGCGGTCATCATGGTCATCACGTACTTGCAGGCGTATGTGGTGCCGGGGATGATTCCCAGGTAA
- a CDS encoding (Fe-S)-binding protein, whose translation MQIDLFLTCVNDALFPGTGQATVKLLERLGHEVRFNPCQTCCGQMHLNTGYAGDALDLARKFVRDFRDSEVVVTPSGSCAAMVRELYPEAAKWAGDEELLRDVEALAPRVYELSEFLVNKLGVTDVGAYYPHRVTYHPTCHAMRSLRVGDAPLKLLQNVRGMTLVELEGANECCGFGGTFAVKNPDVSAAMLTDKARHIMDTGAEACTAGDNSCLLHIGGGLHRLRSGTRTVHLAEILASTEGAVFA comes from the coding sequence ATGCAAATCGATTTGTTTCTCACTTGCGTCAACGACGCTCTTTTTCCGGGCACCGGACAGGCGACGGTCAAACTGCTCGAGCGCCTGGGCCACGAGGTCCGGTTTAACCCCTGCCAGACCTGCTGCGGGCAAATGCACCTGAACACCGGCTACGCGGGCGACGCGCTGGACCTCGCCCGCAAATTCGTGCGTGACTTCAGGGACTCCGAAGTTGTGGTCACGCCCAGCGGCTCCTGCGCGGCGATGGTGCGCGAGCTGTACCCGGAGGCGGCGAAGTGGGCCGGGGACGAGGAGCTGCTGCGGGACGTGGAAGCGCTGGCCCCCCGCGTCTACGAACTCTCCGAGTTTCTGGTGAACAAGCTCGGCGTGACCGACGTGGGCGCGTACTACCCGCACCGCGTGACCTACCACCCCACCTGCCACGCCATGCGCTCGCTGCGGGTGGGCGACGCGCCGCTGAAGCTGCTGCAAAACGTACGCGGCATGACGCTGGTGGAACTTGAGGGCGCGAACGAATGCTGCGGCTTCGGCGGCACCTTCGCAGTCAAAAACCCCGACGTGAGCGCGGCGATGCTGACCGACAAGGCCCGGCACATCATGGACACGGGGGCCGAAGCCTGCACCGCCGGGGACAATTCCTGCCTGCTGCACATCGGCGGAGGGCTGCACCGCCTCCGCAGCGGCACCCGCACCGTGCATCTGGCGGAGATTCTGGCGAGTACGGAAGGGGCGGTGTTCGCGTGA
- a CDS encoding LUD domain-containing protein, translating into MSNHGGLHPAQPFPKAAREQVLKAQLRANLRKVTYTIRDKRANVVAELPHWEGLRDLGAATKNASLAQLSDRLLELEKSVKARGGQVHWARDAKEARDIVARIAKAHAVDELIKVKSITSDEIELNKALEEKGIHAIETDLAELIVQLSNDRPSHILVPAIHRNRAEIQALFNAELPGEGSLPDTPAELAGAARRYLRHKFLTTKMAVSGANFAIAETGTVCVVESEGNGRMCLTMPEVLVSIMGIEKVLEKVEDISVFMELLPRSSTAERMNPYNSFWSGVTPGDGPQEFHLVLLDNGRTNVLADEFGRQTLRCIRCSACLNVCPVYERAGGHATARCIPAPSARF; encoded by the coding sequence GTGAGCAACCACGGAGGACTTCACCCCGCCCAGCCCTTTCCCAAAGCCGCCCGCGAGCAGGTGCTCAAGGCCCAACTGCGCGCCAACCTCCGCAAAGTCACCTACACCATCCGCGACAAACGGGCGAACGTGGTGGCCGAGCTGCCGCACTGGGAGGGGCTGCGTGACCTCGGCGCGGCGACCAAAAATGCCAGCCTCGCGCAGCTTTCCGACCGGCTGCTGGAGCTGGAAAAGAGCGTCAAGGCACGCGGCGGCCAGGTGCACTGGGCACGGGACGCGAAAGAAGCCCGCGACATCGTGGCCCGGATTGCCAAAGCGCACGCGGTGGACGAGCTGATTAAAGTCAAGTCCATCACGTCCGACGAAATCGAACTCAACAAGGCGCTGGAAGAAAAGGGCATCCACGCGATTGAAACCGACCTCGCGGAACTCATCGTGCAACTGTCCAACGACCGGCCCAGTCACATCCTGGTGCCCGCCATCCACCGCAACCGGGCCGAGATTCAGGCGCTGTTCAATGCCGAGTTGCCCGGCGAAGGCAGCCTGCCCGACACCCCGGCGGAACTGGCCGGGGCCGCCCGGCGTTACCTGCGCCACAAGTTCCTGACGACCAAAATGGCCGTGTCGGGCGCCAACTTCGCCATCGCCGAAACCGGGACGGTGTGCGTGGTGGAATCGGAAGGCAACGGGCGCATGTGCCTGACGATGCCGGAGGTGCTCGTCAGCATCATGGGCATCGAGAAGGTGCTGGAGAAGGTGGAAGACATCAGTGTCTTCATGGAACTGCTCCCGCGCAGCTCCACCGCCGAGCGCATGAACCCCTACAACTCGTTCTGGAGCGGCGTGACCCCCGGCGACGGCCCGCAGGAGTTTCACCTCGTGCTGCTCGACAACGGGCGCACGAACGTCCTCGCCGACGAGTTCGGGCGCCAGACGCTGCGCTGTATCCGCTGCTCGGCCTGCCTGAACGTCTGCCCCGTCTACGAACGGGCGGGCGGGCACGCTACGGCTCGGTGTATCCCGGCCCCATCGGCGCGATTCTGA